The Dreissena polymorpha isolate Duluth1 chromosome 4, UMN_Dpol_1.0, whole genome shotgun sequence region aataatttaaacacgaGTATTACaacatgcataaataaataagacCACTCTTGTCCTCTTACtgtttaatcattattttaaCAACGCAAAGTTTTTCAAAACCACGAAAGTCTTTTCTATAAATTGGAATTGGCCGTTTTGTTCCGGTCCATCATCGACATCGACCGGCATGTGATTTGACCGTCGAGACCCGACATCCACACCCAGTAAAATGGCGGCAAGTATAATACGTTTCACGAGCTTTGGATGACGTCATTGCTCGTGAAAGATATTTGACGTCATGAACGCAAGATTTAAAGATGGAAGTACAAAGAACGTCGCTTTGTTAACCGCTGCGAAAGGGTGCGTATTTTCTTTTGTTAGTTTATATTAACGTTTTATCAGAATCGCGCAATAATGTCAATTTCGCTTCTGAGTAGAAAAAAAGAattgatattaaattattatgatAAGATTGATCCTAACCTTCACAAttattgtattttctttttttataatgtGATGAGATATTATGAATTCGCGGTTGTTTCACTGCTCTGATGCACGTGTTTACTCATTAATAACTAAAGTTTCAAGGCCTGTGGTACTGTATCGTTTATGTAATAACTTTAGTCTGACATTTTGGCAGTTTTATACCATATTAACGATTAAGTGACCTTTAGATTTATGTTTATTCactgtttttacaaaataaaatgcattaatattaAAAAGTATTCTGTAAAATTTTGTATTTCCCGCTGATAAATAACTATCTTCAAAATAAACACATCGTTTCATTGTTCACGAACCTCTCAACATATGCTTGTTAATGTTAAAGTAAGATAGTCCGGTAAgtttttaaatatctattatgCACCCACATATAATATATTAACACTACACATCATTCCCAGTTTGTGAAATAATATgttggaaaaaaaaatcttaccaaaAATTGGACAAATTTCTCCAATGATATAAgcatagtttaaacatatttttaagatAAGAAGTATTTCAATAGTTAGGGTTTCCAGAACTGACACAGTATTAAACgcattattgttttctttaatttaaaaatgtcaattatgattgtatatatatatatatatatatatatatatataacgttattCTATCCAGAGGTTTTAAATCGTTACCACAAAATATTAGGATTACACCAATTTTATAAGGATtcttttgttaaccaggttttccgaaggaaaaaactggttattagattggcgaatgcgggcgggctggctggcgggcgggcggaacaagcttgtccgggccataactatgtcgttcattgtcagattttaaaatcatttggcacatttgttcaccatcattggacggtgtgtcgcgcgaaataattacgtcgatatctccaaggtcaaggtcacactttgagttcaaaggtaaaaaatggccataaatgagcttgtcctggccataactatatcattcattgtgagattttaaaatcatttggcacatttgttcaccatcatgggacggtgtgtcgcacgaaagaatcacgtcaatatctccaatgtcaaggtcgccacgactaaaaatagattttttttaaaaacaaacttacaaagggggttaattttgtttgttcatttcaaaagttcagtttgagttttctccctttatcagatttttttttcacaatgaaaacctggttttgtgacaattttgtcccttgttttcatgttgatttaaaGGCATTCATCAAAAGTTCATCACCAATGCTTTTGTTATTCTAGATTTACTATACACATGAACGACACTACCTCAGATTTCCGCAGACGACACCACATCCTCAATGGCGACGCAGTCAAATGATATGAATGGAGATGAACACTCGATCACAACATACGGAGTGTCATGTACGGCGGGCGTAGCCCGTAACGGTATCGTTGTTTTAACTAATAATTCTATTGTGATAATGATTCAGCTTTAAACACAAAACGAATCTACTTTTTATTTTaccaatgaacaaaacaaagaaaatgaaaacaagcgCAGATATTTTAAATAGTTGTAAACGTTCTTGTTTCAGTTGCCAAAGATACATAATGATGAAATCGGATTGTTTTGTAATTGCTGGTATCGGCAAacaaacaactcttctttttatcACACGCAGCTAACTACACAACTTCCTGGTTGATAAATAGATAAACAGGAAAGATGAATTGTGatgctttaatttattttttacttcatGTTTCTTAAGGGTTTGACACTCAAATTATCGTCTTTGAAAATCAGGCCACCCCCGACTACACAAACACTATTGCCTCGTGTTAAGAAACAAAAATAGTTATTGAGTTATCTTAACTATTTATGTTCGTACTATGTATCTTATTCCATAAATCCATAAACTGGATGCATATATATGACAAAACAAATAGTATGTGAACCCTTTGTGTTTTTAAGTTTTCCGTTAGCTAAAATACTCCACGCATGTTCAACAcgatttttatgttttgttattataaagGCATAGGTatatatgtttgaatattttctaaacgtGCATTCTACtaaaaaacttaattttgttgtaaaatgtattACTATAGGAATACATATGTATGTAGATTGCTATGGACGATTAACTTATTTACATGTAAAAGGTCGCATAGCATTATATCCGTACGAAGTATTGTTTGATAGTTTGAAtataatgttatcatttaaatatgtttgatagTTTGAAtataatgttatcatttaaatatattcaatacatacatttaCCTGCGGGCAATGAAATACCTATACACAAGCAATATACTTAATGTGTATTTATGTACTTTTAATGCACCCGTGTCATCGCTTATTTCAGCACGACAGCGTTCACCAAACAACGTCATACTGCATGAAGACGCAAAATCGTGGCTTCTGAAAAAACACGACACTACATTTCGCGATAACTCCCAAGCGAAGACTACTAAACCATTCAGTTATCCGACGCCCCCTAATCAAGGCTCCGGTTCCAGTTCCATTGCGGTATTATCAGTAAACGCTGGCGAAGTAGAGAACACGAATCATGGATCGAACAGTTTAAAACTGCCTATTATTCTCCCGCGACCCGTTAACAACGCTGTCCCCTCCCCGGGAGCTGATCAAAACAGAAAGCAGCCCGTCTACACAGTTCACAGCATTCCGGTCGTGAACAACGCCCCCTACCTTGCACAACAACTGCTGACTCAGGCGACACCGGCCGCTCCCTTAACCTACAAGCTACCGCGCTACAAATACCACGCCATGGAGAAGCATGTGATGGGTACATCAGCGATAATCCTGCCCAGACCGGATGTGCTTCTGGGAGTTGGTAACGCTACGAACGAGATGTGCACCAATAGCAGACCCCGAAACACACAAGCGGGAAATAAGACACAGACGGAGGCGGTTAATCGTTCAAATGACAAAAGCGATGCATTGACTCCCCGGCGTGTATTTCTAGTACAAAAGGGTGATGAAAATAAAGAGACACTAAAAGCCTCTAACAGTACTGCAATTAATCTCCCGTTTACCGAGACTAATGTGCATAATACCGTCGGAGAGTTTCTTCATTTTACTGTGAAATCTGAAGGACACGAGCAAAGCGCTCAATCGGTATCTATTTGTATCGATCGACGTGATGGAATGCAAACGGATAAAGCCATAGGATCTCACGCCGGAAACCATGAAGACCATCTGATGGAGGCCATAAACAGAGTCGCCAGTGGGGAAGCGGAATTTGAATCTCCCGAGACTCTCGCGAACAAGCGGAGAAAGACTGAAATGCAGCCTTCTTTGCAAATACTGACTCCAACAAGATCAGCCGGTAGTGCCAATATTCTTAAGGATCAGACTGAGAACGATTTGCTACAGGCGCATACTGTTAAAACAGAGAGTGATACAAATGCGACGCGTTTGTCTATTGAAAAAAGACCCAGCACGGTTCACGGATTCGCAAAGACAATGGAGTCTCTAACTCTGCGATATGGGAAGGCTTTTGTGTCACGTAACATTGACGGCGTTATGAAATCGAGTAGTGACGCCATAACGGCCGTAGAGACCAACAAACTCGCCTTGGTTAAAAATCATCATTTGTTGGCAACGAAACCGAATTCTTGTGAAAATAAGTCGAAGAACGTACAATCGCCGTTATTACAAGAAGCAACTTCTCCTCAAGGACTAAACGAACGTGCGCCAATTGAGaaaaacaagttagaagtaagcAAAGATATTGGTCATTCAGCGCATTCGATGAGTATCGTTCACTCACTTGTTTCAAATACAGACTCTGAATGTAACACAGACAGTCCACAAAGTTGTCCAATCGTCATAAACAATGCGGAGGCAACAAGGCCACCCCTCACCGCTTCGATGAACCCTGTTGTGCAGCTTAACAAGTTATCTGGAATTGAAGCCAGCTCAACAGTGAAGGTAGCCACAAGTATCACCGGTCCGACGAACGCGAACACCAAGAAAATTTACTACATTCTTAGTAACAAAGACATTGAGACTCTCAAAGCCAAAAACAAACTGGCGAAACTCCCGAGTTCATATCAGATTCCAAGCTCGGGCGAGGGGCAAATGGCTATAACGCCTGCGACACAGAATTCGGGCGCCGTAACGTCTGGAAGACCTGACGTTCCTTACGGCGGCAACGTTACGGTGGCTGAGCTTTTGAAAAGAAAAAGAGAGGCTAATCAGAAAACAGCAGAAAGCAAGTCCAACGGCACAATTAAGTTCTTCAGTAGAACTGTAACAGAAATTGAGCACAGAAAAGTTTTAGCAAGCCCATTTAAGGATACTGTCAGCGTACCAATTCGTGCAGATGAAACGGGGAAATCAAGCAAATATGCAACTTGTGAT contains the following coding sequences:
- the LOC127879552 gene encoding uncharacterized protein LOC127879552 isoform X2, giving the protein MATQSNDMNGDEHSITTYGVSSRQRSPNNVILHEDAKSWLLKKHDTTFRDNSQAKTTKPFSYPTPPNQGSGSSSIAVLSVNAGEVENTNHGSNSLKLPIILPRPVNNAVPSPGADQNRKQPVYTVHSIPVVNNAPYLAQQLLTQATPAAPLTYKLPRYKYHAMEKHVMGTSAIILPRPDVLLGVGNATNEMCTNSRPRNTQAGNKTQTEAVNRSNDKSDALTPRRVFLVQKGDENKETLKASNSTAINLPFTETNVHNTVGEFLHFTVKSEGHEQSAQSVSICIDRRDGMQTDKAIGSHAGNHEDHLMEAINRVASGEAEFESPETLANKRRKTEMQPSLQILTPTRSAGSANILKDQTENDLLQAHTVKTESDTNATRLSIEKRPSTVHGFAKTMESLTLRYGKAFVSRNIDGVMKSSSDAITAVETNKLALVKNHHLLATKPNSCENKSKNVQSPLLQEATSPQGLNERAPIEKNKLEVSKDIGHSAHSMSIVHSLVSNTDSECNTDSPQSCPIVINNAEATRPPLTASMNPVVQLNKLSGIEASSTVKVATSITGPTNANTKKIYYILSNKDIETLKAKNKLAKLPSSYQIPSSGEGQMAITPATQNSGAVTSGRPDVPYGGNVTVAELLKRKREANQKTAESKSNGTIKFFSRTVTEIEHRKVLASPFKDTVSVPIRADETGKSSKYATCDASEGIKVFRPQDIVINKANRASVSPCSSPVAGNLNSSPEIKQATIDALKRLTFKDQEHTIAQAVGRNDHVSVKIGPKTFIVKTTDVPNATAARRTTLPAPRPRKDLGDNDICRKRRKSHTSTLFSKKNKTDDLGEISPSTYQLNSPCLELAYSLNLIPYHPGLIKQGVMYSVNGAVDNSGQAGSVQDMIHDENDVKFANIVQIFKHDSVPSSYHLASVKLTLSSGSCGEFRRWFDYSDYPCAIHMSDDGVIEHLEIESVRSGLYIVIDCIEGLPNRSRCVVKAVLSVYPPHLAAIPSNTLAIVIGDIFESEAASRDAMDSISKTMSMEEVIKTFLELQKSHFSPELLDRKYGSTTDRSQSPKYHSPLFYSKSMHGIFEQHILPTPVSSRHSIAASDSCSSSVTVRAGSNLSHLKPNGDFTRFSERAMALKIRQNELFASCQRLKITHLKKRPIKRKRREIEKEDHTDNSVLMGIAVINVCDTVRMKNCSKSDANGVIDVVS
- the LOC127879552 gene encoding uncharacterized protein LOC127879552 isoform X1, coding for MATQSNDMNGDEHSITTYGVSCTAGVARNARQRSPNNVILHEDAKSWLLKKHDTTFRDNSQAKTTKPFSYPTPPNQGSGSSSIAVLSVNAGEVENTNHGSNSLKLPIILPRPVNNAVPSPGADQNRKQPVYTVHSIPVVNNAPYLAQQLLTQATPAAPLTYKLPRYKYHAMEKHVMGTSAIILPRPDVLLGVGNATNEMCTNSRPRNTQAGNKTQTEAVNRSNDKSDALTPRRVFLVQKGDENKETLKASNSTAINLPFTETNVHNTVGEFLHFTVKSEGHEQSAQSVSICIDRRDGMQTDKAIGSHAGNHEDHLMEAINRVASGEAEFESPETLANKRRKTEMQPSLQILTPTRSAGSANILKDQTENDLLQAHTVKTESDTNATRLSIEKRPSTVHGFAKTMESLTLRYGKAFVSRNIDGVMKSSSDAITAVETNKLALVKNHHLLATKPNSCENKSKNVQSPLLQEATSPQGLNERAPIEKNKLEVSKDIGHSAHSMSIVHSLVSNTDSECNTDSPQSCPIVINNAEATRPPLTASMNPVVQLNKLSGIEASSTVKVATSITGPTNANTKKIYYILSNKDIETLKAKNKLAKLPSSYQIPSSGEGQMAITPATQNSGAVTSGRPDVPYGGNVTVAELLKRKREANQKTAESKSNGTIKFFSRTVTEIEHRKVLASPFKDTVSVPIRADETGKSSKYATCDASEGIKVFRPQDIVINKANRASVSPCSSPVAGNLNSSPEIKQATIDALKRLTFKDQEHTIAQAVGRNDHVSVKIGPKTFIVKTTDVPNATAARRTTLPAPRPRKDLGDNDICRKRRKSHTSTLFSKKNKTDDLGEISPSTYQLNSPCLELAYSLNLIPYHPGLIKQGVMYSVNGAVDNSGQAGSVQDMIHDENDVKFANIVQIFKHDSVPSSYHLASVKLTLSSGSCGEFRRWFDYSDYPCAIHMSDDGVIEHLEIESVRSGLYIVIDCIEGLPNRSRCVVKAVLSVYPPHLAAIPSNTLAIVIGDIFESEAASRDAMDSISKTMSMEEVIKTFLELQKSHFSPELLDRKYGSTTDRSQSPKYHSPLFYSKSMHGIFEQHILPTPVSSRHSIAASDSCSSSVTVRAGSNLSHLKPNGDFTRFSERAMALKIRQNELFASCQRLKITHLKKRPIKRKRREIEKEDHTDNSVLMGIAVINVCDTVRMKNCSKSDANGVIDVVS